The Penaeus monodon isolate SGIC_2016 unplaced genomic scaffold, NSTDA_Pmon_1 PmonScaffold_7119, whole genome shotgun sequence genome contains the following window.
AGTGAAGAAATCGCCATTTACAAATATAAcaaggtaataaaaaaatgataatgaaaatgaaaagcaagGAGGAAGTAAATATCTCCATTCATATTTTCACTTACAAGTTCAAGTAATCTAATTACTGTATTACGACACATTCTAGGCGAAGATGAAAAGCTTTTCCCTACGAATGCTGACCTACATTGCAGGCAACATACCAACATGCCTTCGTGAGCATGTGCTGAGTATTCATTACGGTAATTAACTAATGAACTTTACACACCGATTATTaacagcaaaggtaaaaaaaagtgaagaaagaaaagaaaagaaaaaagattaattatATGAACACGTATGaacaataagatttttttctggtAACTTTGGAAACAGTAGAAGTATCAATTTACCAGAACCACCACACTCAATTCAAAACTTCACTACAGCGAATACAGTGAAGAAATCCACCAGTTTCACTATAAAATGTGAATATAGAAATATCTCATGTTCTACCAAATCTATAGTTAAAAGTCACTATGATAACAAACCACTTTTTAAAAGCTATAAGTGCCTTCAGAGTACAAACGTGTTGACATCTACTTCTCTCGACTTTGGTCCACGAGATGACACTTTTTCAGAGTAAGGAGCTGATAGATAACATTTTTTGTGTCCTACATAGGCAAGATAAGATAAAGGAATTGGAAGAAGAAAAgcaggatggtgatgatgatgatgatgatgatgatgaacgtaatggtaattataatgatagcaataataatgataataataatgatggtaataataacattgatgatgataacaatgttagcAATCATAATCagactaatagtgataatgataatagcaatactaataacaatgataaaaaggataattataatgataacaattataatgataataataatattagtagttgcAGAACTAATAGAAGTGATAGCAACAGCAGTAAAAATTAATTCGTTTTACAGACGTAACTGAAATGTCTTTTCTGTTAAATGTGGCTATATTACTGAGCTTTTGTGCATGATATGCTCCACACATGTATTTTCACTATATTAATTTCTAGGCGCGTAGACATGAATAATGCTACTTAGGATATGCAAATTAGATGTGATATGCCATGTTCTACTCATCCTCTTTAGCTTTgatcattcatatttttctattttctgatgtGGATTATTGCCTAGTGTTCTcaaagatatagttatataagaaATATTGTTAATGACAATGTTTTATCTTTAGGCTGTAAAAGGCGTAGTAGAATCTATAGTTTCATCTCGTCTTTTCTTCGCTGACAATGTTTGCTAGATACTTGAACAGAACCTTATGTAATCGGCCGTTAGTGGTAATCATCACTGGAAACaaggatatatattttgcttttgagagaaaaataaaacaaaaccgagCTATGATTTTTTTAACAGGAACTCAAAGAAATAGAGAAGGCCATGGTGTTTACGCCGTGGTGGCGCTGGGGCACCTCAGGATCTTGGCGAAGGCGCGGCGGAAGTCGAGGTTGAAGATGGTGTAGATGACGGGGTTGAGGGACGAGTTGATGTAGCCGAGCCACACGATGAAGTTGATGAGCTTGTCGTTGGGCACCGGGCACGTCGGGCAGAAGGGCAGGATCACGTACATCAGGAAGAAGGGCAGCCAGCACACCACGAACGAGCCCATGATGATGCCCAGCGTCCGGGCGGCGCGCCGCTCCTTCGACAGCGAGATCTTCTGCCGCTCCTCGATGAACTGGTGGATCTGGCTGCCGTCCTTGGGGTCGAGCCGCACCACCACGCCCACGCTCCTCTTCTCGTCGAGCGGCGACGCGTCGTCCTTGGCGTGGCTCGGGTCCGACGTCTCGGCGATGGGCGGGGGCGCCAGGCCGGGCGTCGACGAGGACGGCCGCCCGTCGCGCcgcgccgctgccgccgccgccgccgtcttcCGCTTCTTCCGCCGCTTCTTCTGCACCAGCTTCTTCTTGCAGGTGTCGCTGTAGCCGTTGTGGCCGTTCTCGCTGAGCGCCGAGTCGTCCTCGCGCAGCGGCCGCGCCTTGCCGGCGGCCGGGATCTGGTTGAGGCGCGAGGCCTTGGCGCGCTCCCGCAGGCGCCGGCGCGTGGCCGTGAAGATCTTGACGTAGACCAAGGTCATGATGAGCAGCGGGCAGTAGAAGGAGCCGGACGACGAGTAGATGACGAACCCCCGCTCCTGCGTGAGGATGCAGGGCGTGTCGGAGGTGAACACGTCGGGCCAGTCGTTCCAGCCGAACAGCGGCGGCAGGCAGATGACCACGCTGATGGCCCACACCAGGCCGATCATGATCATGACGCGCTTGACGGTGCGCTTCTGCGCGTAGTTGATGGGGTCCGTGATGGCCCAGTAGCGGTCGAGGGCGATGGCGCACAGGTTGAGGATGGAGGCCGTGCAGCACAGGATGTCGCACGTGAGCCACATCTGGCACAGGTGGATGCCGAACACCCACTTGCCGATGATGCTGTAGGCCACGTTGAAGGGCAGCACGAACACGGCCACCGTCAGGTCGGCCACGGCCAGCGACACGATGAAGAAGTTCTGCACGATCCGCAGCGGCCGGTACGTGAACACGGACAGGATCACCAGCACGTTGCCCACGATGGTGAACACGATGATCACGCTCAGCGACGCCACCGTCAGCACCACCTCCCACACGGGCATCGCCAGCTCGAGGTCGTAGGGCGCGGCGGAGAGGGCGACCTCCTCCTCCAGGCCCGAGATGTTGAGGTCGTACTCGATGAGACGAGGGAGGGTCTCGTTCTCGCCGAGTCTTAGTATCGCCATCTTGAGGGACTAGTGACTCGATTGGCAGAGAAGCCCGAAGGTTGATACAGGCCAAAGTCTACTGCATGGTGTTGCAAGGCTTGTTGCACTCCATTGCTCGCTCCAAGATCTGTGGCCTCATCCTTCCTGCAATAGAAAGGCTTGTCAGAAATGAGGCTCTCACGTTATCTGATCATAAATGTAACTGATAGAAAGCATATTCTGAaatcaatccacacacacacagatactgtatataaccatataatcTTTATGCACTGTAAGTCTATCGTCTGCTGCTTGAGATGATAGATATTTAagtatgaaacaacaacaacaacaacaaaaaaaaactgatgaagTAGTGTATTATAAATTAACTTCAAGCAGAGATACTAAGACGTCGATACTGtacatgttgtgtatatgttaaaGTTAGTGTATCCTGGATATACATCTTATCTATACCATGTACTCTGAAAACTGTATTGAGTAAGCTTAAAGCTCCTTCAGAAATTAGAGATGCTTTACAGTGTTTCGTTGAAAAAGGTGTACTTTAGTCATTATACTAACTACTAGGACATTTGCAAAGCCCTTCCCACGGCAATACAACAGTAAACAACGTGAATGTCCGGTTCACATACAGTAAATGTGTTGTTGCATGATACACCGATGGCAAAAGTGCTATTATGTAAATTCAAAATGCGGATAAATATGAATTTGCATGTACGGTAGATGCGCACGACATATCACCCATTAGATAAACAGTAACATTTACATCTGTGCTTCATGTTTTCAATATGAAGTGTGGTATAACTTTGCAACTGTATTTATGTTTAGGTGAATTATGATAGTTCACCTGTGATAATGGCTttagcatttatttttattctacttaCGCATCAGATCCAATCATTCCAATAATTATTATTCCAATAGTTTCGTGGGTTCCTAACTCCTGTATGTCTGCGTTCACGAATGCATGCctacctgtatgtgtgtatgtcaacGGGCAagagtgtgtgactgtgtgtatgtgtgtatgtcaacctgcatgtgtgtgtgactgcgtgcatgtgtgtgtcaacCTGCATGGGTGTGTGActgcgtgtatgtctgtatagCAACGCTAACGAATGTGTCTGAATGAAGGaacaaactgaagaaaaaatatatgtctgGCACATTCGGGTGTTTTCTTGTCCTTTCGTTTTGTCTACAACTTGTACAGCATGAACATTTCACACGATTATGTCTGCGTGCATCCCTGTGTATGTCTGAATTCACGAATGAatctacgtgcatatatatatgtgtatccgcATGACCTTATCTGAGTGTCATTGCTATGTgtcaatgtacatgtgtgtacctGCGTGTCTATGCATATCTACGTATACGTATGTGCATCTGCGTGCATGGGTGTATGTGCGCTTGCATCATgcatgtgaatttatatatacacgtctgcATGTAAGTAAGTCCTGTACATCCGCATCTATATGTTGCCAAATCAAGCGTTAATAACCCTTAAGAGCCACTCACCATTAACGCAAGAAATGGTTTATTCCGGGGCCTCGCTAGCGTCGCCGGGGAAGACCTTGGCGATCCCTGTAAATGTACACAGAGATTAGGGACTGGATGCTGAGCGGGGCAGAggcggggattggggggggggcgaggggcggcGGCCCTTTGTGCTCACCAAACATCTTCGTATTTCACTAATGATTCTACTCTaactggtgatatatatatatatatatatatatatatatatatatatatatatatatatatatagatagatagatagatagataggtagatatagatagatagatagatagatagatagatagatagatagatagatagatagatagatagatagatagatagatagatagatagatatagatagatatatgcacacacatacacacacacacacacacacacacacacacacacacacacacgcatatatatatatatatatatatatatatatataatatatatatatatatatatatatatatatatatatatacatacatatatattatatatatatatatatatatatatatatatatatatatatatatatatatatatacatatatacacacacacaacacacacacacacacacacacaatatatatatatatatatatatatatatatatatatatatatattttatatatatatatatatatatatctgtctatctatctatctatctatctatctatctatctatctatcaaatatatatatatatatatatatatatatatatatatatatattatatatatatatattccaaacaaACGCCGAGTTTATTTATCATCTGCAACGTCTCGCTGCAACACACATACGTCTCACTGAACGCGCTCATATGACTTAAGTCTTAAACAATCAATTTCCTGCAAGTGGAAAAGTTCCTTACTTCTTTCTCTTAGTTTGCCTGACTCACTACACGTTAtgactctttctcctttctctatttacaacttttcgtcttttttccttccttttcactctttctctttatttttatttttttctttcctttctcctccctcccttttcgttttctcatTCTTGGCGTTTTCGTcggtttttctcttccctctacaCTTTCTCCgcgttatttttctctttattctccttttctttcttgtttttcatcactctttctttctcttccttcccgtaTGCATTTATGCTCATCCTCGTTCTTCtcgtttattcattttccttctcactctttcccttcttttctccttcccctctttcccttcctatctcctattaatttttgttcattcttcctcattttttgtctctccttccccagTCTCCTgtttttcccatctccctccttcttctcgttcccctcctcccccctctcttaccctctccctctcctgctttttattttttttttattcttcctcattttttttctttctttcctccttcttcagtTTCCTCCTTCTTCAGTTTTTTTCATCTTCGaccttctcctcattcccctcctccctttttccctcctcccccctcactctcttaccccctccctctccctcacattccccaatctcctgtttttttttttttttatcttccaccttctcctcatttccctcctcccccctcctctcttacccttccctctcttgtttcccctccttctccactttaaTTCCTCGATCTCTCACGCACGCAAATACAaacacttattttattattaaccctCTCATTCATCGACGCAGTGTACTCAGCCATTCACTCAGGCAACTCTTTTGCCCACACGCGAACAAACACACGCAGATAACAACAATTAAGTGCTCGTgatacacccacccactcacttaactgatcatacatacacatatacttaaaaacacacacgcacttgaacacgtatatacactcacatagtcatacacacaaacataggcacatacacaagcaaggaaacacacatgcacatgcacacacacacacacacacacacacacacacacacacacacaaacacaacacacacacacacacacacacacacacacacacacacacacacacacacacacacacacacacacacacacacacacacacacacacacacacacacacagccttcaCCTCTTCGTCCCTGATCAAAgtgacaacaacattaacaacaataacaaaatctaaGGGATGTTCCACCCACAATCAAAAAGCCACGCCCGCAAATAACGCAATATATCTCCCCTCTCCAgtatatcctctctctcacttctcgctGTTGTTGTTCGTCGTTTCAATACATTTTCTTCGGCAGGTCGTGTTTTGACAACTGCTGGGTCGTTGTCcttgatatttatatgtattcttatgtcttgataatttatatatatttttatgtcttgTTTAATTATCTTGTGGGGGATTTCTGTTTAAGTTTTTCgttctgtttgttatttctttatctgttgttgttttaatcttt
Protein-coding sequences here:
- the LOC119571606 gene encoding probable G-protein coupled receptor No18; protein product: MAILRLGENETLPRLIEYDLNISGLEEEVALSAAPYDLELAMPVWEVVLTVASLSVIIVFTIVGNVLVILSVFTYRPLRIVQNFFIVSLAVADLTVAVFVLPFNVAYSIIGKWVFGIHLCQMWLTCDILCCTASILNLCAIALDRYWAITDPINYAQKRTVKRVMIMIGLVWAISVVICLPPLFGWNDWPDVFTSDTPCILTQERGFVIYSSSGSFYCPLLIMTLVYVKIFTATRRRLRERAKASRLNQIPAAGKARPLREDDSALSENGHNGYSDTCKKKLVQKKRRKKRKTAAAAAAARRDGRPSSSTPGLAPPPIAETSDPSHAKDDASPLDEKRSVGVVVRLDPKDGSQIHQFIEERQKISLSKERRAARTLGIIMGSFVVCWLPFFLMYVILPFCPTCPVPNDKLINFIVWLGYINSSLNPVIYTIFNLDFRRAFAKILRCPSATTA